The nucleotide sequence AAACTCAAGGCAGATAAGGCGGTCAAAGAGGCCATCAAGGATTTGGAGGATGAGATTGACGAAAAAGTGGAGAAGTTCGAGGTGAAGCCAAAAGGGAACCTCTACGTATACATCCACGAAGATGAATCGTACTTGGCTTACGAAGTGGAGCTGAATTTCCTCGATCCGCTGCCAGGCCGTTGGAAGTATTTCATCGATGCTAATTCTGGTGACGTGATCAACAAATACAATATGCTCCATGAGATTACAGGAACTGGTACGGGGGTACTTGGTGACTCTAAGTCCTTCGAAGTAACGAAAGTAAGCAATACAAACTACACGGCGAAAGATACGACGCGCGGTAAGGGAATTGAGACGTACACGGCACGGAACAGATATACCCTCCCAGGCACTCTTGGCTCTGATACAGATAACAAATGGACAGATGGCGCACTTGTTGACGCGCATGCCTATGCACAGAAAACCTACGATTACTACAAAAACGCACATAACCGCAACAGCTATGACAACAACGGTGCGAAATTGATCTCCACTGTCCATTACGGTAGCAACTATAACAACGCATTCTGGAACGGCGTACAAATGGTATACGGTGATGGAGATGGAAGCGTATTCCGTCCACTGTCTGCTGGCTTGGATGTCGTCGCACATGAATTAACACATGCTGTTACAGAAAAAACAGCCAATCTGATCTATCAAAATGAGTCCGGTGCGCTAAATGAATCCATCTCTGATATCTTCGGGGCAATGATTGACGACGACGATTGGCTCATGGGTGAAGATGTATACACGCCAGGAACTCCAGGAGATGCTCTGCGCTCTCTCGAAGATCCAACCATTGCTGGTGATCCTGACCACTACAGCGATCGATATACAGGTCCAAATGACAACGGAGGCGTACACACGAACAGCGGTATCAACAACAAAGCGGCATACCTCCTCGCAGAGGGTGGCTCACACCACGGTGTAACGGTTACAGGCATTGGTCGCAATGACACAGCAAAAATCTACTACTACGCTCTAACTAACTACCTCAATCCAAACTCTAATTTCTCCGCGATGCGACAAGCAGCTATTCAATCCGCAACAGTTCTTTTCGGTGCTAATTCCCAACAAGTAGAATCTGTAAGAGATGCGTATGATGCAATTGGTGTGCAATAATCACTAAGATATTTCGTGTCACGAAATATTTGTCATACTATTAAAAATTGTCTTGCTCCTATTGTGGGGCAAGGCAATTTTTTGTATGTTGATGGTTAACCGCGTGTGTATATGAAGTTAGAAAGGAGTACCCCATGGATCATTTCAAGACCATTTTGAGACACCAGTATGATATAGAGGCTGTTGATGTTATTCCTCAGCAAGGAGGATGGTCGGCGCTTGCTTATAAAGTCAACAGCGACCAGCATTCCTATTTCTTGAAGGTCTATGAAAAAAGCAGAGCATCTACGCCCAAGTGGACAGCGTTGATTGACAAGTATGTTCCCATTATCCAGTGGCTATCACGCGAGACCAGACTACAAGGCAAACTTCCAGTTCCACTACTGACTAGAAACGCAGCGTATAAACATGAAGACGACATGGGCATCTACCAACTGTTTGCATATATTGAGGGAAAAACCATTGGGAGCCAACCGTTAAACTCGATGCAAGTTCGCCAGCTAGCAGAAATCATAGCGGAGTTGCATTTGTACGGGGAAGAAATACCGGTTAGTACGTCTGCAATCAAGGAAGACTTCCTCATTCCATTTGCCGAGCAGTTTAGAGAAATGCTGAATGACGATATCCATCGTCTGCCTGATGATGTGAATGAAATCGTCAAACCTTTTGCCAATATACTGGCTACCCGCATGAATGATTTGGAGATGATTGCCGAGGAATTGCGAGGCAGTGAGGTTATAATGAAGCTTTGCCATACAGACATTCACAACTGGAACCTGATGCAATCTGGTCAAGAGCTCATTCTCATAGATTGGGAAGGGTTGAAGCTGGCACCGGTAGAAGCCGATCTGATGTTCTTGGTAGATCAGCCTTTTTTGGAGGAGTTTATGGCTACCTATCGGAAGACACATACAAATTATGTGGTCAATCGACGAGCGCTGGAATTCTATCAAATCCGGCGTAGGCTGGAAGATATATGTGAACTGTTAGAGCAGCTTTTGTTTGATGAGCAAGAGGAGAAGGATCGAGTAGAGACGATCGGGCATTTGAAAGGGGAATTGAGTAAGTTGATAGGAGGT is from Brevibacillus brevis and encodes:
- a CDS encoding aminoglycoside phosphotransferase family protein, translating into MDHFKTILRHQYDIEAVDVIPQQGGWSALAYKVNSDQHSYFLKVYEKSRASTPKWTALIDKYVPIIQWLSRETRLQGKLPVPLLTRNAAYKHEDDMGIYQLFAYIEGKTIGSQPLNSMQVRQLAEIIAELHLYGEEIPVSTSAIKEDFLIPFAEQFREMLNDDIHRLPDDVNEIVKPFANILATRMNDLEMIAEELRGSEVIMKLCHTDIHNWNLMQSGQELILIDWEGLKLAPVEADLMFLVDQPFLEEFMATYRKTHTNYVVNRRALEFYQIRRRLEDICELLEQLLFDEQEEKDRVETIGHLKGELSKLIGG
- a CDS encoding M4 family metallopeptidase, with product MKKSVFAVTLSFALGTSTFLPLAAQAESESIVYSAEWDTPEFIGEEFEAEDLDGEDKVWGFLEQHQDSFRIDGDVKDHFKVLDEVTDKETDMTHYRVQEMYEGIPVYGYQQTIHVNEDGNVTAFLGNYAPDLSDNDKLTKKPKLKADKAVKEAIKDLEDEIDEKVEKFEVKPKGNLYVYIHEDESYLAYEVELNFLDPLPGRWKYFIDANSGDVINKYNMLHEITGTGTGVLGDSKSFEVTKVSNTNYTAKDTTRGKGIETYTARNRYTLPGTLGSDTDNKWTDGALVDAHAYAQKTYDYYKNAHNRNSYDNNGAKLISTVHYGSNYNNAFWNGVQMVYGDGDGSVFRPLSAGLDVVAHELTHAVTEKTANLIYQNESGALNESISDIFGAMIDDDDWLMGEDVYTPGTPGDALRSLEDPTIAGDPDHYSDRYTGPNDNGGVHTNSGINNKAAYLLAEGGSHHGVTVTGIGRNDTAKIYYYALTNYLNPNSNFSAMRQAAIQSATVLFGANSQQVESVRDAYDAIGVQ